CAAGCCATCGCCGAAAAGGGGCGCGTTTCACAAGAGGTCTGGAATCGCCGCAAGAACGGTCACGTGTTTCCCGCGTTGTTGTCCGCGTCGCAGTTACGCAACGCGCAAGGCGACATTATCGGGGTGATGGGCGTGTCGCGCGACATTACCGCGTTGAAGCAAGCTGCCGAACAACATATCAAAGCGGAACGCCTCGCGGCATTGGGACAAATGGCGGCGGCGCTCGCGCACGAAATCAACAATCCACTGCAAGCGATCAGCAGTACGATGGACCTCGTGCTCGATTTCAATCTCGACGCGGCGGAACGCGAAGAGAATCTGCGAATCGTGCGACAAGAAATCGAACGCCTCAGTCTCGTCGCGGGACGCATCCTGCGCTTTGCGCGTCCCGCCGCGTCGCCGCGTCGCCTCGTCGCCGTCACGGATTTGCTCAACGAAACATTGACGCTCGCGCGCAAACAGATGCAACAAGCGAACGTGCGCGTGCGGACCGATTTGTATCCTTTGCCGCGCATTGTCGCGTCGCCCGAACAGTTGATCCAGGTCTTTCTGAATCTCGCGTTAAACGCGACCGAGGCGTCGAAAGAAGGCGGCGAATTGAGCATCACCGCATCCGCGGAGGCAGATACGATTGTCATCACGTTTGACAACGATGGTCCGCACATACCGCCGGATATTTTGCCGCACGTCTTTGAACCTTTTTTTACGACCAAGGAAAACGGAAGCGGCTTGGGTTTGCCGGTCAGTCAAAGCATCGTGCAACAACACGGCGGTACGCTCACCGTCGAAAACCTCGGCGCGACGCAAGGCGTCCGTTTTACGGTGCGCTTGCCGCTCGTCTGGGCGCACGCTAAAAATCAGTAATCCAAAATCTGAAATCTGAAATTGGCACAATGGAGTTACCAATGTCACCGGAACGAATTCTAGTTGTCGAAGACGAAGTGCGCGTATCGCAAGCCCTGTGTCGCGTCCTGGCATTGCCCGAAGGCGGCGGGCACACTGTCGAGGCGTGCGAGTCGGGCGAGACCGCGCTCGAACGGTTGCAAGCGCA
This Chloroflexota bacterium DNA region includes the following protein-coding sequences:
- a CDS encoding PAS domain S-box protein translates to MKRRAGLSRAHARRAHNPTSHLALTLHSIGDGIITTDTAERITFANTAAEQLTGWTATDAIGAHLLDVFRIVNSKTREPASDPAANALATGAITGLSADTALVARDGVERLISSSVAPIRNRAGKITGAVLVFRDITRLRRAEEALKESQEYNRSLIDSSLDMIIAVDQHRRIIEFNRAAQDIFGYAPEEILGADVRVLYANPDDGAQIQQAIAEKGRVSQEVWNRRKNGHVFPALLSASQLRNAQGDIIGVMGVSRDITALKQAAEQHIKAERLAALGQMAAALAHEINNPLQAISSTMDLVLDFNLDAAEREENLRIVRQEIERLSLVAGRILRFARPAASPRRLVAVTDLLNETLTLARKQMQQANVRVRTDLYPLPRIVASPEQLIQVFLNLALNATEASKEGGELSITASAEADTIVITFDNDGPHIPPDILPHVFEPFFTTKENGSGLGLPVSQSIVQQHGGTLTVENLGATQGVRFTVRLPLVWAHAKNQ